Part of the Gemmatimonadota bacterium genome, TCATCGACGCCGAGCACGCGCTGGACACGGACTACGCCGCGAAGCTGGGCGTGGATGTCGAGAAGTTGCTCGTCTCGCAGCCGGACACCGGGGAGCAGGCGCTCGAGATCTGCGAGATCCTGGTGCGGAGCGGGGCGGTGGACGTGATCGTGATCGACTCGGTGGCGGCGCTCGTGCCGAAGGCCGAGATCGAGGGGGAGATGGGAGACTCGCACGTGGGTCTGCAGGCCCGTCTGATGAGCCAGGCGCTTCGCAAGCTGACTGGTGCCATCGCCCGCTCGAACTGTTCGGTGGTGTTCATCAACCAGCTGCGTGAGAAGATCGGGGTGATGTTCGGCAACCCCGAGACGACCACCGGCGGCAAGGCACTCAAGTTCTACGCGTCGCTGCGGCTGGACATCCGCCGCATCGGCCCGGTGAAGGAGAAGGAGGACGTGATCGGGTCGCACGTCCGCGTGAAGGTGGTGAAGAACAAGGTGGCGCCGCCGTTCAAGCAGGCGGAGTTCGACATCATGTACGCCGAAGGGATCTCGCATACCTCGCTCCTCGTCGACATCGGCGCCGAGTCGGGGATCATCGAGAAGT contains:
- the recA gene encoding recombinase RecA: MATAAQQADRSKALGLAVSQIEKSFGKGAIMKLGAEGMRVKIDAIPTGAINLDAAIGVGGIPRGRITEIYGPESSGKTTVCLHVVANAQKQGGTAAFIDAEHALDTDYAAKLGVDVEKLLVSQPDTGEQALEICEILVRSGAVDVIVIDSVAALVPKAEIEGEMGDSHVGLQARLMSQALRKLTGAIARSNCSVVFINQLREKIGVMFGNPETTTGGKALKFYASLRLDIRRIGPVKEKEDVIGSHVRVKVVKNKVAPPFKQAEFDIMYAEGISHTSLLVDIGAESGIIEKSGAWYSYGTQRIGQGRENAKLFLKDNPAVMAEVEEKVKTVLGINKVAVAESETDE